A DNA window from Trichosurus vulpecula isolate mTriVul1 chromosome 2, mTriVul1.pri, whole genome shotgun sequence contains the following coding sequences:
- the MMP23B gene encoding matrix metalloproteinase-23 — MGAGVSPPAEPPEGTARMSPYKALLGLLCLLPALALLVTLKDTADPKVRETQEDVSFPGPLSLGDPQPRLERSSPKTRTKRYTITPSRLHWDHFNLTYKILSYPRNLINRSETRRGLVAAFRMWSNVSPFTFREVAPDLPSDLKIGFYPINHTDCLRSLVHRCFDGTTGELAHAFFPPNGEIHFDDSEYWIVGETRFSWKKGVWLTDLVHIAAHEIGHALGLMHSLNPNALMHINATLTGKKTISQDEMWGIHRLYGCQDRLSLCPSWARRGFCDTRQKFMKKLCPHSCDFCYEFPFPTVAATPPPPRTKTKLVAEGRNVTFRCGQKIVHKKGKVYWYKDRELLEYSYPGYLDLNEGHMSIIVNAINEGTYTCIVKKRDRILTTYSWRIRVNY, encoded by the exons ATGGGGGCTGGAGTGAGTCCCCCAGCGGAGCCCCCAGAGGGGACAGCCAGGATGTCCCCCTACAAAGCCCTCCTAggccttctctgcctccttcctgcCCTGGCTCTGCTGGTGACCCTGAAGGACACAGCTGACCCCAAAGTGAGAGAGACTCAG GAAGATGTCAGCTTTCCTGGCCCCCTCAGCCTTGGTGATCCCCAGCCCCGCCTAGAACGCTCGTCCCCTAAAACCCGCACAAAACGCTACACCATCACCCCATCCCGGCTTCACTGGGACCACTTCAACCTCACCTACAA GATCTTGTCTTATCCCCGAAACCTCATCAATCGCAGTGAGACCCGGAGGGGTCTGGTAGCTGCCTTCCGAATGTGGAGTAATGTGTCCCCCTTCACCTTCAGGGAGGTAGCTCCAGACCTACCCAGCGACCTGAAGATAG GTTTCTACCCCATCAACCACACGGACTGTCTGCGCTCACTGGTGCACAGATGCTTTGACGGGACCACCGGTGAGTTGGCCCACGCCTTCTTCCCCCCCAATGGGGAGATCCACTTTGACGACAGCGAATACTGGATTGTGGGCGAGACCCGCTTCAGCTGGAAAAAAG GCGTTTGGCTCACCGACTTGGTCCACATTGCTGCCCATGAGATCGGCCATGCCCTCGGCCTCATGCACTCCCTGAACCCTAATGCCTTGATGCACATCAATGCCACCCTGACGGGGAAGAAGACCATCTCCCAGGACGAGATGTGGGGCATCCACCGGCTCTACG GCTGCCAGGACAGGCTGTCCTTGTGTCCATCCTGGGCACGGAGGGGCTTCTGTGACACCCGCCAGAAGTTCATGAAGAAGCTCTGTCCCCACAGCTGTGACTTCTGCTACG AGTTTCCCTTCCCCACCGTGGCGGCCACCCCGCCACCCCCCAGGACCAAAACCAAGCTGGTGGCTGAAGGCAGAAACGTCACCTTCCGCTGCGGCCAGAAGATTGTTCACAAGAAAGGCAAAGTCTA CTGGTACAAGGACCGGGAACTCTTGGAATATTCGTACCCGGGTTACCTGGACCTGAATGAGGGACACATGAGCATCATCGTCAACGCCATCAATGAGGGCACCTACACGTGTATTGTCAAGAAGAGAGATCGAATTCTCACCACCTATTCTTGGCGCATCCGGGTGAATTACTGA